One genomic segment of Deinococcus budaensis includes these proteins:
- a CDS encoding chlorite dismutase family protein — protein MMVDLDPSGQVTQRDPDRAQRQFLNYAFFKLDPSFRRLPLPEREALKAEFLAAAAGWVTDAPAEAGHIQRSYSLVGVRGDVDFMLWRIAFDVRDFQEAQARLNRTRLMGYLTQPYNFISMNKRSQYVNRVEGSGHGLEILPGQGKFLFIYPFVKTRAWYDLTPMARQGMMDEHIHASGPFKGVRINTSYSYGIDDQEFVVSFDSDYPQEFVDLVHRLRYTEASNYTLQDTPMFTCVKKDLDGVLNDLG, from the coding sequence ATGATGGTGGACCTCGACCCCAGCGGGCAGGTGACCCAGCGTGACCCGGACCGGGCGCAGCGGCAGTTCCTGAACTACGCCTTTTTCAAGCTCGACCCCAGCTTCCGCCGCCTGCCCCTGCCCGAGCGCGAGGCGCTGAAGGCCGAGTTCCTGGCCGCAGCAGCGGGCTGGGTTACGGACGCCCCCGCCGAGGCGGGGCACATCCAGCGCAGCTACTCGCTGGTCGGCGTGCGCGGCGACGTGGACTTCATGCTGTGGCGCATCGCCTTCGACGTGCGCGACTTTCAGGAGGCGCAGGCCCGGCTGAACCGCACCCGCCTGATGGGCTACCTGACCCAGCCCTACAACTTCATCTCCATGAACAAGCGCAGCCAGTACGTCAACCGCGTGGAGGGCAGCGGGCACGGGCTGGAAATCCTGCCGGGGCAGGGCAAGTTCCTGTTCATCTATCCCTTCGTGAAGACGCGGGCGTGGTACGACCTCACGCCGATGGCGCGCCAGGGCATGATGGACGAGCACATCCACGCCTCGGGTCCCTTCAAGGGCGTGCGGATCAACACCTCGTATTCCTACGGCATCGACGATCAGGAATTCGTGGTGTCGTTCGACTCGGACTACCCGCAGGAGTTCGTGGACCTCGTCCACCGCCTGCGCTACACCGAGGCCAGCAACTACACCCTTCAGGACACGCCCATGTTCAC
- a CDS encoding aldo/keto reductase — MQERKLLGTDLTVSAVGFGVWTVGTTWWGVKDEDMAVRLLRRAYDLGITFFDNADTYASGRAEELQRRALGDVREKIVIGSKFGYDIYTHPERPGQQERPHDWTPGYLRKALEGSLKRLGTDYIDYYQLHNCRLDAIRQDDLWAELEKLKAEGLIRAYGTALGPALNERQIEEGIASIRERRAPTQIIYNLLEQVLGEQILPVAEQEGVGVMARVPHASGLLEGYMTLDTEFEPGDHRNWRMTTNARRKAWMEDGLKKVEQLGAEFVEGRGRTIGQLALQFALRSPAMASVLPNIYDEKGLEEYAATFDAAPLTDAEYDRIQTLYHANFGLTHDLRGQAVAQ, encoded by the coding sequence GGACCGTGGGCACGACCTGGTGGGGCGTCAAGGACGAGGACATGGCCGTGCGCCTGCTGCGCCGGGCCTACGACCTCGGGATCACCTTTTTCGACAACGCGGACACCTACGCCTCGGGCCGCGCCGAGGAACTTCAGCGCCGGGCGCTGGGCGACGTGCGCGAGAAGATCGTGATCGGGTCCAAGTTCGGCTACGACATCTATACCCACCCCGAGCGCCCCGGCCAGCAGGAGCGCCCCCACGACTGGACGCCCGGGTACCTCCGCAAGGCGCTCGAAGGCTCGCTGAAGCGGCTGGGCACCGACTACATCGACTACTATCAGCTGCACAACTGCCGCCTGGACGCGATTCGCCAGGATGACCTGTGGGCCGAGCTGGAAAAGCTCAAGGCCGAGGGCCTCATTCGCGCCTACGGCACCGCGCTGGGTCCGGCGCTCAACGAGCGGCAGATCGAGGAGGGCATCGCCTCCATCCGGGAGCGCCGCGCCCCCACCCAGATCATCTACAACCTGCTGGAGCAGGTGCTGGGCGAGCAGATTCTGCCGGTGGCCGAGCAGGAAGGTGTGGGTGTGATGGCCCGCGTGCCGCACGCCTCCGGGCTGCTGGAAGGCTACATGACCCTCGACACCGAGTTCGAACCCGGTGATCACCGCAACTGGCGCATGACCACCAACGCCCGCCGCAAGGCCTGGATGGAAGACGGCCTGAAGAAGGTCGAGCAGCTTGGCGCCGAGTTCGTGGAGGGCCGGGGCCGGACCATCGGCCAGCTCGCCCTCCAGTTCGCGCTGCGCTCCCCGGCGATGGCGAGCGTCCTGCCCAACATCTACGACGAGAAGGGGCTGGAGGAATACGCCGCGACCTTTGACGCCGCGCCGCTGACGGACGCCGAGTACGACCGGATTCAGACCCTCTACCACGCCAACTTCGGCCTGACGCACGACCTGCGCGGCCAGGCGGTGGCCCAGTGA